In Podospora pseudoanserina strain CBS 124.78 chromosome 5, whole genome shotgun sequence, a single window of DNA contains:
- a CDS encoding hypothetical protein (EggNog:ENOG503P0QZ; COG:S), translating into MSGRDQLEGKITLPPSRYEFTTVYAHPLAKADIVLVHGLNGDPLKTWTSRENGVYWPVDLLPAALKDQHANILVYGYNADVYSSRKTPNRSPSDNFIHQHAQSLITSLTHHRKADGTERNPIIWVAHSLGGILVKRALLYSNDVRAHHQEDFRSVFVSTYGIIFLGTPHNGSDIAIWGRVLQAMSEVAIPRKLFETQSVLLKALKKDNEGLQEINSHFLDVYQRFRIQMVHEGHTSDVKGSKILVVDAASAGPQLPGVTYYGIEKDHSGMCKFEGENAPGWRNVSTTLRQWVADGVNLIPPRWLLEEKDRQLRASLENFERARNYESMLASGAHQQGIGNNNELVSLRHRPRPSLVESITSLSSSPAMMIESIHSDHDHEPEPSSPTSAITPTQPLPPQQLPPSEEPLFIHPDPFRPNSFFLGRTDELRGLHEMLQDRKRRSEGTSAVLISSLPGGGKTHLARQYVFTHLLDYPGGIFWIRAKSKQEIEQMFWRIAKTNSLVSLNTTTREVVSAVKAWLSNRRDWLMVFDGVQFDMDGLGDFIPDGRNTSLIYTSTERAVASEPRWDNPQVIHLGLLTPDQARELLLLEMERKPPFSQEELALGLELVNAMGRLPLMIHVAAQHIKATREPLGRYLASFKSGRNGLGGLQAYQAVVRQLETRGENASLNLISLLCFWDQHVPVEMVGLGIGMGALGDKVTPVKTRDRVRGGAPSLGNTMRVLIAFGLVERNEVAGDTGGRSSSRQSGSGEPSLDILRIHSVVQAFFMESLHQRREAHFWLERSTAIWCKSYDEADWRINCGYEGHSGFDGGRRRKIGRLPDDYRRYCVHGEKLLKNVKRFEKSRRYPKPNGMDKARGQLEERLARIRWQIEQVNVRGGEHASEDDDDEEPVSVFDRVRYGSGTESQSDGTIQSGESQNSWEAELRSPGLEEMNPMEFPVTQLLEEDDEDQGAPYPSMASMPNMPEINLPDPTSSDEEDRATVVPPFPTIMPSTTTTVDAAGFLAKTKNPSFEDHARPSSWRDKTVLANARVALTNEVARASLLTRRGPSQSRCPIPRSDYLTARSDAEQSLNKIKLSTPPPPSVVPPPDPTPSRPKTLTLLGRNSYSLPQAQKTPAPDSEALGSDFSTGLSKMLSDSKTWTAATVKKLLSPSSSPRSSLSKSAPAQERAIARPPAPIFRGSGDRGTRSANSSPAHTTSPFRPPPPINVRRWETEVDHVNDRMSLSYPSINLPSRPQGSPRRSNLSVASSPTPSTSPKLTTVTPTIPRNSPALVMPVPNSSFPPPPAPPSSSRGSVSRYRAVSGTGRGTPSPLSTSPPRAAAGIRVGNGQIVSFWNTNRNRSSSPATTVRGERGRRSWDSRMSLESVDDVEGCGQSGLGDSE; encoded by the exons ATGAGCGGGCGT GACCAACTCGAAGGCAAAATCACcctgcccccctcccgctACGAGTTCACAACTGTCTACGCCCACCCCCTCGCAAAAGCAgacatcgtcctcgtccacgGCCTCAACGGCGACCCCCTCAAGACTTGGACCTCGCGCGAAAACGGCGTCTACTGGCCCGTCGACCTCTTGCCTGCCGCACTCAAAGACCAACATGCGAATATCCTCGTCTATGGGTACAACGCCGATGTGTACTCCTCCCGCAAAACGCCTAACCGATCCCCGTCAGATAACTTCATCCACCAGCACGCTCAGTCACTCATCACCTCTTTGACTCACCACCGCAAGGCCGACGGGACGGAACGTAACCCCATCATCTGGGTAGCCCATAGTCTAGGGGGCATACTGGTCAAGAGGGCGTTGCTCTACTCCAATGATGTGAGAGCCCATCACCAGGAGGATTTCAGATCCGTTTTTGTCAGCACATACGGCATCATCTTCCTGGGGACACCACATAACGGCTCCGACATCGCAATATGGGGACGGGTTCTCCAGGCGATGAGCGAGGTGGCGATCCCGAGAAAGTTGTTTGAAACGCAGAGTGTGCTGCTCAAGGCGCTGAAGAAGGATAACGAGGGGTTGCAGGAGATTAATTCCCATTTTTTGGATGTGTATCAACGGTTTAGGATTCAGATGGTGCATGAGGGGCATACTAGTGATGTCAAGGGGAGCAAGATCttggttgttgatgctgcgaGCGCGGGGCCTCAGCTGCCGGGGGTGACGTATTATGGGATTGAGAAGGACCATTCGGGGATGTGCAAGTTTGAAGGGGAGAATGCGCCGGGGTGGAGGAATGTGAGCACGACTTTAAGGCAGTGGGTGGCGGATGGGGTGAATTTGATTCCgccgaggtggttgttggaggagaaggatagGCAGTTGAGGGCGAGCTTGGAGAATTttgagagggcgaggaatTAT GAAAGTATGCTGGCTTCGGGTGCGCATCAGCAGGGAATTG GCAACAATAATGAACTAGTCTCCCTCCGTCACCGCCCCCGACCCTCCCTCGTCGAGTCGATAACCTCcttgtcttcctccccagccatGATGATCGAGTCCATCCACTCCGACCACGACCATGAACCCGAaccgtcatcaccaacatcagcTATtacaccaacccaacccttACCTCCTCAGCAACTACCACCCTCGGAGGAACCCCTCTTCATTCACCCCGACCCCTTCCGCCCCaacagcttcttcctcggccgcACCGATGAGCTCCGCGGCCTCCACGAGATGCTCCAAGACCGGAAACGCCGCTCAGAGGGAACCTCCGCTGTCCTCATCTCGTCCCTCCCCGGCGGAGGCAAAACCCACCTCGCCCGCCAGTATGTCTTTACCCACCTCCTCGACTACCCCGGTGGCATCTTCTGGATACGCGCCAAATCAAAGCAAGAGATTGAACAGATGTTTTGGCGGATAGCCAAGACCAACTCCCTTGTCTCGCTGAATACAACTACAAGGGAGGTTGTCTCGGCAGTCAAGGCCTGGCTGTCAAACAGACGTGACTGGCTGATGGTCTTTGACGGTGTCCAGTTCGATATGGACGGGCTGGGGGATTTCATACCTGACGGGAGGAACACCTCGTTGATTTATACTAGCACTGAAAGAGCGGTGGCGTCAGAGCCGAGGTGGGATAATCCGCAGGTTATTCACCTGGGGCTGTTGACGCCTGATCAGGCGAGGGAGCTGCTGCTTTTGGAAATGGAACGCAAACCGCCTTTTAGCCAGGAGGAGTTGGctttggggttggagttggtgaaTGCCATGGGAAGGCTGCCGCTGATGATTCACGTAGCGGCGCAGCATATCAAGGCTACGAGAGAGCCGTTGGGGCGGTATCTGGCTAGTTTCAAGAGCGGGAGGAAtgggctgggggggttgcaGGCTTAccaggcggtggtgaggcagTTGGAGACGAGAGGGGAGAACGCGAGCTTGAATTTGATTAGtttgttgtgtttttggGATCAGCATGTTccggtggagatggtggggttggggattgggatgggggcgttgggggaTAAGGTAACGCCGGTGAAGACGAGGGAtagggtgagggggggtgcGCCGAGTTTGGGGAATACGATGAGGGTGCTGATTGCgtttgggttggtggagaggaatGAGGTTGCGGGGGA TACGGGGGGAAGAAGCTCCTCGCGGCAGAGTGGTAGTGGTGAGCCGAGTTTGGACATTCTCAGGATTCACAGCGTGGTTCAGGCTTTCTTTATGGAGAGCTTGCatcagaggagggaggcgcaTTTTTGGCTGGAGAGGTCTACAGCGATCTGGTGTAAGAGTTATGATGAGGCTGACTGGAGGATTAACTGCGGGTACGAGGGGCACAgtgggtttgatgggggaaggaggagaaagatTGGGAGGCTGCCGGATGACTATCGGAGGTATTGCGTCCATGGCGAGAAGCTGTTGAAGAATGTCAAGAGGTTTGAGAAGAGCCGGAGATATCCAAAACCGAATGGGATGGACAAGGCAAGGGGACAGTTGGAAGAGAGGCTGGCAAGGATTCGTTGGCAGATTGAGCAGGTGAATGTTCGGGGTGGTGAGCATGCCTcggaggacgacgatgacgaggagccTGTCAGCGTCTTCGACCGCGTCCGGTATGGCAGTGGGACAGAGTCGCAGAGCGACGGGACTATCCAGAGTGGTGAGAGCCAGAACAGCTGGGAAGCTGAGTTGCGAAGCCCTGGACTCGAGGAGATGAACCCCATGGAATTTCCCGTTACCCAACTGctggaggaagacgacgaagatCAAGGGGCGCCATACCCCAGCATGGCTTCCATGCCCAACATGCCAGAAATAAACCTTCCGGACCCAACGAGCAGCGACGAAGAGGACAGAGCAACAGTGGTCCCGCCGTTTCCCACCATCATGCcttcaaccacaacaaccgtCGATGCCGCCGGCTTCCTCGCGAAAACCAAGAATCCCTCTTTTGAGGACCATGCTAGGCCAAGTTCCTGGCGCGACAAAACCGTCCTCGCCAATGCACGCGTAGCGCTCACCAACGAAGTAGCCCGGGCTTCCCTCCTAACCAGACGTGGTCCATCCCAGTCACGATGTCCCATCCCCAGAAGCGACTATCTCACAGCCAGAAGCGACGCTGAACAGTCcctcaacaagatcaagctctccacaccacctccaccgtctgTCGTCCCGCCTCCTGACCCAACCCCATCTCGACCCAAAACATTAACTCTCCTGGGCCGCAACAGTTATTCCCTCCCACAAGCCCAAAAGACACCAGCCCCCGACTCCGAGGCCTTAGGGTCGGATTTCTCCACAGGTCTCAGCAAAATGCTGTCCGACTCCAAGACCTGGACAGCGGCCACGGTGAAGAAACTGCTTTCGCCGTCAAGTTCACCACGCTCCTCCCTATCAAAGTCAGCCCCCGCTCAAGAACGAGCCATTGCCCGACCGCCAGCGCCCATATTCAGGGGAAGTGGAGACAGGGGTACCCGATCAGCAAACTCAAGCCCGGCGCACACCACCTCGCCTTTtcgaccaccgccaccaatcAATGTGAGAAGGTGGGAGACTGAGGTGGACCACGTTAATGACAGGATGTCACTCTCCTAtccctccatcaacctcccttcTCGACCACAAGGCTCGCCTCGGCGGTCAAATTTGAGTGTTGCCTCTTCGCCCACTCCTTCTACGTCGCCAAAGTTGACGACAGTTACGCCTACCATCCCAAGGAATTCCCCTGCTCTGGTCATGCCAGTGCCTAACTCATCTTTCCCCCCGCCGCCTGCACCTCCAAGTAGCTCACGAGGAAGTGTTTCACGATATCGGGCTGTGAGTGGGACAGGCAGGGGAACGCCGTCACCACTGTCGACTTCGCcaccaagagcagcagcgggaATTAGGGTTGGCAACGGGCAAAtcgtttctttttggaaTACTAACAGGAACCGGTCTTCAAGCCCTGCTACCACAGTGAGAGGTGAGAGGGGTAGGAGGAGCTGGGACTCGAGGATGAGTTTGGAGAGTGtggatgatgtcgaggggTGTGGGCAGTCAGGGTTGGGGGATAGTGAATAA
- a CDS encoding hypothetical protein (COG:T; EggNog:ENOG503Q5J7), with product MVYVVSQAKYYSNKAENGYKSSWKYGFKFYDLGMIGFGHKQMIQAKKKDRSNFDAPELAEPDIYSPNLTTKADVWSLGRIFSETLVWSHFGDSGRLLFTTLCMGVGGYWHIVTLKPSLS from the exons ATGGTCTATG TAGTATCTCAGGCCAAATACTACAGCAACAAGGCTGAAAATGGCTACAAGTCTTCCTGGAAGTATGGCTTCAAATTTTACGACCTCGGTATGATTGGCTTCGGTCACAAACAGATGATtcaggccaagaagaaggatagATCGAACTTCGACGCACCGGAACTAGCGGAGCCTGATATTTACAGTCCCAATCTCACTACAAAAGCTGATGTTTGGTCCCTGGGACGCATCTTTTCAGAAACCTTGGTCTGGAGTCATTTTGGTGACTCTGGTCGGCTCCTATTCACGACATTATGCATGGGGGTAGGCGGGTACTGGCATATCGTGACACTAAAACCATCCCTGTCTTGA